Below is a genomic region from Acomys russatus chromosome 3, mAcoRus1.1, whole genome shotgun sequence.
TTTTGTCTGGTTTCCTCTCTCTCAGCtcttgggggaggaggggtctctggcaacaaaaaagaatttgtcATATTTCCCTTTATGGGGAGCCCCCTTGGAAGGGGGTTACTAAGGGTTGCTGAGCAGCCTGCAGCACAGACCTGAAAGCACAGTGCTTGAGCAGCACCTAGAATGTTCTCTAATGAAGATGTCTGTGCCCATCAGTATAGGAACAACTAGATATGTGTCTATGCAAGCAATAAAAGGATAGCTGGAGTAACCAAGGAAAGTTTGATTATTGTTAATTTAATACTAAGCCAGCAGATGAataggtggctcagcagttaaagaatGCTTGgtgctcctgcagagggcctgagctcagtGCCCAGCCCCCGGGCCAGGCCGCTGGCAAagacctgtaactgcagctctagGGGAACCTGTTTTGGCCCGTGTGAGCATACACTTTTCCATGTACCTGCCTCACCCATCCACACATTgctgcgtctttttttttttttttttttttttttttaattaagccaCATATGGCGAGCATTGGACAGAGGACCCCGAAGCTGTTTTACTTAGTACCTATGTTTAGTCTAAGACTCGCCTCATTCATTCGAAGTCAGCAACACCCATTTGAAAGGATGATGTGTTCCGTCCGGGTCTGGGCCACCTCAGCTTATCAGCTTTGATAGTGTTTAATGACGACTTGCCCGCACAGGAAAAGAGGCTGACAGCTTAGGCTCCGTTCTGGAGACTAAATTAATAGGGCTCCAGAGATGACTCAACGGTTAAACACAGGTGTTGCTCTTGTggaagacctgggttcggttcccagagCCAACGTGGAGACTTAACAACCATccatacctccagttccaggaaatccaataatgtctcctgacttccttgggcaacaaaacactcatacacataaaatgatctattttttttttaagaatgcaaTACTTTAATAGTGCATCaagtcatttgtatttttttaaaaatcatatgtttTGTAGACAGGAGGATGTATTTTCTTCCATATGTGTACACCATGTGATTTAACTTCAAGATATGAAGGGGAAATGCATTTTTCTCTCCAGAGCCCCATCTAGAGTAGCACCCAACAGTCcattttattgtatataactCTAGCAGGTCCATTTGAGTTATCTCAGCTCTGGGGATACCTTAAAATGAACTTTAGTTATAAAAGAGATTCTCCATATAttctaatttcttccttctaAACAGCTCTGCTAAGACTGATTGGGAATGTGTGGAGACAGAGTACACATGCTCTCTGTACATGTTCCTGATATATGTTCTGGAATCTAGAGCCCTGATACCAGTTCCACCTGATCAACATGCCCAAAAGGACCCACGTTTTACAggttatcaggaaagtgggagcTTGTGTTGTCCTGAGGAAAGAGGCCAGAATTTCTGATGTGTCGTTTAGAATATATCCCCCCAAACCAAAAGCATTTAGTGCTTCTTTTGGTAGGCAATCACTCATGCTTCTGCTTACAAAACTGCTCATCCACGCCTTTATCAAGTACCAAGCACTACCCCTTGCAGTACCTGGTCTAGGTGCTAGGAGCAAAGCACAGTACTAGATAAGCAAGACCCCCCAGGAAACTTAGTTTCTAGTGGAGGGAACCTAATGAGTAAGACatagatggctcagaagttaagagcactgcctgctcttccaaaggtccagagttcagttcccagcaaccatatggtggctcacggccagctatagtgagatctggtgccctattctggcatgcaggcatatatgaaggtgaaacactgtatacttaaataaatctttttttaaaaaaaaaaaaagaaatatacaagagCCTTTCAAATAGTGTTCTGAAGAGAATAAACAAGTCAGGGTTAGAGTGACATGGAGGGCTCCTTCAGAAGAGGGGATGTTTGAGCTAAGTTCTGACTACATAGTTGCCAGGTCTCTGCAGCCAGCCTAGGGAAGTCTGTGGGGACCACCAGATCAggtcatttcctttctttttatccttGGATTCTTTGTGCTGGCATAATGTTTGGGCTTTGGACATACGGTGTAACATTTTTAGAGTAAGTGtaataaatgtttctttgaaTTATCTTAGCTAATTCTCACAGGACACAATCCAGAGAAAGAAGCAACCATACAAAATGACTTGCCCAAGATTGGGAAATGACTAAATGACAAAGCCAAGAACTTGAACTTGACTCAGACTTCTGACCTAGGATTTTAATTAACTAGTGGGTCTCCTGGAACACAAGCACCTCCAAtgcttctgggggaaaaaaatgcagCTTTCTAGCCTCAAACCAAGCTAGCTGAATTCGAATCTGAGGGTGGGAGTTGCTAGCAAGCCTTCCCAATGACTGTGTACTGGGTCTTAGGACTACTGTGCTTGGCCAGAAGACTAAATGGAAAATTCTGAAAATTCCAATTCCcttaaactttaaactcctataATGATCAGTTTAACATTGTGTTTTGGGAAAGAAGAAATCTCAGGTCCTCCTAGGTCTTTCAGGAAGACCAGAGAAAAGTACTTTACGACCAATAGCTCAACAGGTAAAGTGCCACCTAGCAAACaggaagccctggattcaatctccaGTCCTGGATCAACATACCtggccacacacacctgcagtcccagcactgcagaagtagaaacagaagtacaaggtcatcctcagatacacatcaaatgtgaggccagcctgggatgcataagacctggagagagacagagagacagacggggggggggggggggggggccgcaggagaaggaggaagaagaagagggggggagagagagaatatgaataaaacttcaaaagagaggagaaaagaaaaagaaaaaagtactttTGTAAATGTCTCTCCCCTGAAGTATGGTAACCTGATGGTGTGGAGCGTCTGAACCAGAGCACCTCCTTTGCCAGTTCAAATGCATTCAAGATTTGGCTTCTCTGCTGATCCAGCCTGAAATGTGCTTGGAGCTTCTGGGCTAAGTGACTTCACATCCCACATCCTGTATCCCACACCCACATACGTAAAGCATGTCCAGCCTTACATGTTAGTCCTTTAACTGACTCTCCTCCGGGAAGGGAAGTCCTCCAAACGGAACCAGGacccagcttctttttctttggaaaCTAGGTTAGAGCCAGACATCCCTGGAACCGGGGAATACTTATCTTGACAGATGCCACACCTCTGCTTAGAGCTGTAAATACAGAATGCCCCAAATATTGCATGGAACATACTTAGTCTTAAAACCTGCTGTCTAAAATTCAACTTTAACTAGGTGTCTTGCTTCCCCCACCCTCTATCCCCACCCTGGAATCTGGAAATCTGAGGTTACAATATGCAAGGTCTATTTTCTAGGGAGAAATCTATGATGCCTCCACGGGCATCTAACTCATTTCAGTAGGACGACCAAAGGCAGGTGAAGCCTCCTGGGCCTAAGCTATAGAGGGACTCTAGGGAGTTTGCAAGAGGCAGAGCGATTCCTTCACTCTTGAATTGAgggagaggtggaggtggagctGGTGGCGTTTGGAAGAGGGACCGGGAGTTTTAAACTAcctctctccttcagtgtcccCGAGAGGTGTGTGATCCGGATTAGGATTCTACCTTTGCGGGACCCCTAGTGTTCAGCCTGGATGCAGCCTGGACTCAGGAGCAAATAGAAGGAAGCACCCCAACTGTTCCAGCCGTGGCTAGGTGCTGGCCCTCCAGCCAAGGGAGCCCTCGCTTGGACCCCACTAGCGGCCCAGGCCCCGCCTCCGGTTCCACCCCCTTTGTTATCCGATACTGCTCTGGGTCAGCTGGTTCTGGCGTCAAGCGGAGGGCTGGGCTGGCTCAGCTCGACCCGGCAGGGCTTGTTTACTATGGCTGATGATCTGGAGCAGCAGTGAGTTACTCCTGTccgtttctttttctgtctctgtctatctgtccggGCCAGGATCCGGGGATTGTCTGTGGTTTCGGACAGCTTCAGACTTCCCCGCCTTTCCTTTTCAGGTTGGCTTCCAGGGAGGGAATGGGTTGTGCTGAGGAGACCCGGGAGTGCTGAGGGACGCGAAGgctggggagctggagggagCGTTGAGGGATGAGCTTGCGTTCAGCCTGGGTACTCTGACTTTCCACTTAAGTCTTCGCGATCGCCCCCTGGTAGCCCAGTTGGATTGGTGGTAATGCGTGATGGAAACACttgccctccccgcccccaaagcAAGCTTGAGAGCCGCGGGTGAGGGGGCAGCAGCCGGGTACGTGTGGAGACTTGCCCCAGGACTATAGCCGTGGGTGTGAAAGGCCCTGACGGAGAAGGCATGGGTAGGAGAGAGAAATCTCCGCTGTTCTGGGATTAGTGTGGAACTGGCTTACAAGTTCCTGTAGCCCTTGGCCGCCTTGACACACTCTGCTTGGCATTGATAGTTTCTTAATCGTCAACACATGCTTACTATTGTGGTTTCAGAAGTAGGTTTGTtagggtgggggggcggggttaCTGCTCATCCAAGGGCATCAAGTTTGAGATGCCACCTGTGGGTGGTGTGATGGCATTCTAACAGGATCAGGAAAAAGTTGCTCGGAGAATGACTCAGCTCCGAGGGTTTCACGGGAACAGGGCCTTCCTTTGACCTAATATTTGTCCTTTTGGATCTGCAGAACACCTAGACTGCAGAACGAAATAACTCTGTAACAATAGCAAATAATAGTTAAGGGGCTTGAAAGAACTGCCCGGCAGAGTCTTGCTTTCCAAGACGAAATTTCTGATGCCTACAGTGACTTGAGGAAACAGCGTTAGAACCATAAAGTGCACAGGTCATGTGGCTCTCTTTTACAAGTAAAGCAACAGGTGCTGATGCTCATAAAAATCCAGAGACTTGCTCGATTACAGGGGTCTAGAACAGGTTCTCTCTCACCACAGAACTGCTCTATTCACCCCAGGAGAATGAGAGGCACCACCCAGGCCAGGGGCTAAGTTCATGGTTAACCCGCCTTGTTAAGGGATGCTTGCCTCACTTTCCCACCTCAGCTCTTACCTAAGAAAGAGCACCGGCACAGTATGACAGGCACCGTTGCCTGTTCTCTTTCTGGATTGTttgtgaagaagaaaggaagagctgtGCACATAgttcccagccccccacccccgccccttccAGGACTGTGTGGACCGCTGCCAGTGGTGCTGTCTCATAGGACAGCACTTCTCTTGAGCTCTGCTGTGGAGTTAGAGATATGTGAGGGTCAGGTGTCACGATCTGACGGGTTATAGTCTACAATGCAAAGAGGAAGTTTCTCTTTTGAGACTGGCCAAGATCTGTGATCCCAATACAGGTGCTTCATCCAACAGGGAATTCTGGTAGACTGAATGGCCTAGGATTCGATTGGTCAAGACACAGCTTTCATCTGACCAAAGCCACTGCAGTATCACTCCCACAGCAACACTagggtgttgggttttttttgtgtgggtttttttttttgttgttattgttgttgttttggttggttggttggttggttggttttttgtttttgttttcgtttttgttttaaCCACAAACTTTCATTGAGAGTAGCTACTTACAAAATAGTAATACTATATACAGGTAACAATTCGGCCAAGGGAAAATAATGTTGGTTGGAGTTTATCTGTGTGCTTTAGATGTTAATCACAAAGTTTTTAGAAACTTATGAGGCAGATACTGACAAGAACACCAGTGTGCCCCAGTCACATTGCTGGTAAGTGGCCGTGTTGGGATTACAACTCTAACTTCTGGCTTTGGATGACACTCCCTTCAGAAAACAGATCCAACGAAGATGTGGTTATATACAAGAGTCTTCAAATATGGCCTCAAAAAGCTGAGGCTGGGAGGTCCACAGAGCAGACATCTTTTTTCTAGCTTGTGTGTGACCACTCTGCACATAGATTGCCCACCTATGAAGCAGAAGCCAGACTACGTGGTTTCCAAGAAAATACCCAAATCCAAACCCTGTGCTTCACATGATGCTCAGGGTCCCGCAGTGTACACTATGGGAAGTTGAGATGGGTACTCCATAGGATGACATTGTCCTCTCATGCTCAGACCCACAAGCCCTTGCTGCAGCTTCTGGCAATCAGCCCATCACCTTCACCAAGGCATAgttcacagaaagagaaatagcaTGCAAGGTAGGAAAGGTAGAACAAAAACTGTAACTCACTGAGCTACTGAATTTGTGGCAGGCACCTTGACAAGGTTTCTTCCATGTCTGGACCTCCACGCCAGTCTGTGCATCAGTGGTGGGTCCGTAATGCAAATCCAGGAGGGCTGTGTACGCCAGAGCTAGTGCCTGTAACCTCTTCTCTTCCATGGCTTAGTCACTGGGTGTGGGGGAGAAAGCAGGATAACTTATCAGTTTTACCCTAGGACATAGGTaagctttcttctcattttacaaCCTGAAAAATGGGCCAGAGGCAACCTGTGTCTTTTGGTGGACACAACAGTAGGACATGAATTGAGATATCCCACCCTGAATTCTATCTGCCCCAGCTCCACGTCCAGCTGACGGGTCTCCCAATCAGGCACTAACGGCACCCCAAACCTCCCGAAGCAAGCAAGGCAGCAGATGCCTTACcctaaaaagacaaagaataatGGAAATATTAGTTAAAgtcactccctctccctctgtaaTCTCTTTGAACATAAATTGTGATAACCAATAACAAAGAGGAGTTGTAAAGCTCCAGGAAGATAATAAATGTGGGAAAGTCAAGTTTTGTGGGCATGGTGTCTGCTGTCTCTTAAGGGCCGTTGTTGTTATAACCATTTGTCAGGGAAAGAGTAACAGTCTATCAGGCTGCTCAGGCATGGCTGACGCCAAGGCCCATGAAGGACAGGCCTCCTGAGGCTGGGAAACACCTTGTTCCCTGATAACTCTTGGAGCTATCAGCAAGCCTAAGGACAGTGCTTCCTTTTCAGTGTTGCCAATAAGCACCTCTGTGTCTTGTTGCAGGCCTCAGGGCTGGCTGAGTAGCTGGCTTCCCACTTGGCGCCCCACTTCCATGTCTCAGCTGAAGAATGTGGAAGCCAGGATCCTCCAGTGTAAGTAGAAGGGACAGTTTGCTTCTGACCTTTAAAAGGTTTGAAAAAGACACAGGATCTTCCCCAACCTGGACGCACTAAGCTCACTGATTCCTCCTTAGGAACTAAAGGAAGAGAATCAGTGATTTGAGGGGAGATACAGACAGTACAGCATCCCACCACAGTGGTCCCCCAACTCCCTAGCCCTGTGGCAGCTCCAGTGGTAGAACAGACCCCATGAGCAATGTTTAAGAAGCTCAAGAAGTTAAGAGCAGCAATAGCCACTGGTTTAAAGGACCCTGGGACCCTGGGACCctgtctcccccatcccccaccatggTCATCTCCACCCTGCTGCTCAGCCTAGCTAAAGCTCTCTCTGCACCTGAAGGGAACCACATCAGTGCCTAAGAGGAATAAGTCCTTGGCTCagcccactcccacctccacctggATCTGCAGATAGGAGAGTCGGGGATACATGGCCCGGCTTAAGATTCTCCCCCATGGTCAGGCTATGAATGGGGGCTGTTTTAGTTCCCTtttgttcctgtgataaaacattgaccaaGTCAAACTTGGGGGGGAAAGGCTGATAGGGCTTATagattacagtccatcatgaagctTAGAATCTAagacaggaacatggaggcaggaactgagacagagaccatagaggaatgTGGCGTACTGGCTTGCTTCCCGTGCATGGCttcctcagcttgttttctttttactttatttatttatttatttatttttaaattgagaaaaagGCAGTGACTGGGTCTTTCTATgcggtcctggctgtcctggaactcactatggagaccacaCTGATCcctttaggaagaaaaaaataaataaacaagacaagGTAAAATGTCTGTCTTCTCAGCAAGCGTTCTTGTTGGTTCACCCTTCCCAGGTCTCCAGAACAAGTTCCTGGCCCGTTATGTATCCCTCCCAAACCAGAACAAAATCTGGACGGTGACTGTGAGCCCAGAGCAAAAGGACCGTACCCCTCTGGTGATGGTCCATGGCTTTGGGGGCGGTGTGGGCCTCTGGATCCTCAACATGGATTCACTGAGTGCCCGCCGCACACTGCACACCTTTGATCTGCTTGGTTTTGGGCGAAGCTCAAGGCCAACGTTCCCACGGGACCCAGAAGGAGCTGAAGATGAGTTTGTGACCTCAATAGAGACATGGCGGGAGACCATGGGCATCCCCACCATGATCCTGCTGGGGCACAGTCTGGGAGGGTTCCTGGCCACTTCTTACTCTATCAAGTACCCCGAAAGGTAAGGGGAAGCTGCCCTTCACCCTCATGATTCCATGCCTTACGAGGCGTGTCCCAATAGTTATTTCTCATTCCTCAGCAGCTTCAGAGCTAGGGTACCTCCAAGCAAATGCAGTGCAtcctctgtttattttctctgcCAATATAGAGTTAAACACCTTATCCTGGTGGACCCATGGGGCTTTCCTCTACGACCAACCGACCCCAGTGAGATCCGTGCACCTCCAACCTGGGTCAAGGCTGTGGCATCTGTCCTGGGACGTTCCAATCCACTAGCTGTTCTTCGAGTGGCTGGGCCTTGGGGTGAGTCACCTCCAgatgagaaactctgtctttaaaccAAGACATTTCAACTACACCCATTCGCCACCGTCCCAttcgccaccacccagcttggtATACATGGTCTCCTGTCACCCTTACTTGCTCATAGAAAATAGGCCCGTCCCTGGCATCGCGACTTAAAACTAATAGCCAGGACTACGCCTCTGCATTGGAGGGTTCAGATGACTGGTGTATTTTCCCTTCATCTGCATCAGCAGATAGAATGGAATGGCTACCTTACATGTTGGCAGAgcccagaggaaggaaggggctctATCGGGCTGCTCGTCAGCTGCATGAGTGAGTTTGTCTGACAGCCCTGTTGGTGACAACCTGTTAGCACAGTAACCACATCGCATCCCCTTCCATGGCTCCCCAAGCACCTACAGCAATGAGGGCTCAGAGCCTAAGCTTCTAACAGAACACAGTGACAGACAGGTCCCTCTGAGCCGTGCCCTCCTCCAGAGACACACCACATCTCCCTCTTCTGAATTTCTTAACCTAAAGTAGCtgcaaaagagacagaaagagacaggatACACTATAGTGCGTAGTGTCAGAGGCTTTGCCTGCTCACCTTACACTTGCCACACCCTTCCCTTTGAGGAGCTTTTTACACTGGTGATGTAAGAAGCAGATTCATTTTACTGAAAAAGTTGGTGACCCCTGTTTTGTACTGATAGCTTATATTTATATAGAAATGTTCAGTAGTTGCCTGTCACAGTGGCTGAAACAGAATGGCTCCTATAGAGTGGGAAATGAGCACCGATGCCGAAGGTACTACATGAGTTCTGGAAAAAAAGGAGCAAGCAAGAGGCACGGGTGCCAGAGCAGGGGTAGGTGGACAGAGGGCTGACCTCAGAGTCCAGGTGACTCCAACAGActtcctgctatccttcctgctCTAACCAATCTCCCTCCCCTGGCCTTGGATCTGACCAGGTCCATGTAGGGCATCGGCTACTGTGTTGGGTGGCTGCCTGGCAGCCATGGAGGACTGTGGTAGAGGGAAGACAGGGTCTTTGGCTATATTCACTGAAGCTCTCCAGATAACGCTCACAAAAGCCTGCCAGGACAAGGGAAGAGGCCAGTAGACCCTGTCCTCGTGGTCTGTCGGCATGCCTGCGCCTGTGTGTGCACGGTGATGAAGCCGGGCCAGCAGTGCTGTTAAAGTCACCTTTTACGTGGATTCTGATACAGCCTGAAATGAGAGCATGCTTGGGAAATGGTCCGGTTTCATCTGCTACCTTCAGAAGAGTAAAGGCCATAAGGTTCCAGTgagtggggagatggggaggctgggggtgggggtggtcataACTCAGACTGTAAACAAAAGTCCTCTCAACCACAGACCCTCCCAGAACTTGTTAACCCATAGGAAAAGTCTTGGGACTTACGAAAGTGACAGCTAACAGGTTTCTTGGGGATGGAAGACTGTCACTAAACTCATTGGTGACCAATGATTCAAATTGTGACATTTGAAATCATCCATTGCTTCCCAGCAGGCTTCTGTACTCTTCTTGCCCCTGTCCTGTTAAAGGCATAAAGGAAATATAATTCCTTAAAGAGATAAATTTGGTTAAGGTTGTTTGAACACAAGCAGGTGAGAGTTTATCCTCTCTCTCCACCGCCACCGTCCATGCTGGCTGCTGtatggtttgttttctgttcttgtgggtttgggttgttgttgttcattGTGTTCTTTGGTAGGGGATTTAAAATGTGTCTCACCATATCCCcggactgaccttgaacttgaaataatcctcctgcctctgcctcctgagtgctggaattgcaggcaggtgccaccatgcccagcgtttCTCTGTCTACTCCCAGGGCCGGGGCTGGTGCAGAGGTTCCGTCCAGATTTCAAGCGCAAGTTTGCAGACTTCTTTGAAGACGATACCATCTCGGAATACATCTACCACTGCAATGCACAGAATCCCAGGTGAGGGCGGCTCCCAGGAGCAGCCCAGTGGCGGGTGGCTCAAGAGTAAAGCTTGAGCTGCAGGGTCCTatgctgagggggtgggggcacaggcACCAGCAGGCTGGTCATTTCCAGAGTGTTCCCTAGGCATGGTCGCTAAAGCTATAGAAGATGCTAGATTTAATTGAACATGCTGTCCTCTGTAGAGGAAGACCTCACGGCTTCCCCAGCGATCAGCAGCTGGCATGATGAGAAGCAGTGGAAAACAttcaaaagatattttttaacTGCAAAGCTGATTTTTCAAAATTGTTGGTTGTATTTTATAGTCAAatgtagtttcttttttcctttgtttgtttaaaaagcaaGTAGAGAAAGAGGTCTTTGCCCGTCCAGAACCTTCCGTTTCTAAATGTCCTCGCCTTCAGTCTAATATGTCATGTAGCATTGATTCAGAGAGGCCCCTTGCATGTGTCCCTTTCTATACATACACGTGATATATCTAGAATACATTTCTGGAATACACTCAAAGAATgtgcattttaattatatatgctTTGAAATAGCTTAGAACTGGCACAAAAATCCTTTACCTCTTTTAGAGATACAGAAGTCTTCTCAGAACTGTGAGAGGTTTTCATCTCTCACTGCTCCCAAGCAAGCCCCGCACGCAACCTTGCAGTTTTGGCAGCATCGGCAGCCAGGAAAAGAATCTTCTTCCACAGGCAGGCCCTGTGAGAGACTAACACCAGCAGGGCACATTAGTAGCACCGCCCTGTGGAGACCTCACCCTGGGCCTGCAGGAGGCACAGACACTACCCACCTCTTTCCAAGCCTGTGAAGTCACTGTCAGCCCAAGGCTATGAGGAGGGCAGGGCTAGGCCTTTCAGCAGTGCTGTGAACATTAGTCTCGCTGCATCGTGGGGGCCAGCGCTGCGCGGAGTATCGCTAACAGCAGGGCCCCGGTTAGAGTATGTGCTACAGGAAGCCCAGCAGTCAAAGCGAGCGCCCCCCAGCCTTCTGTTctctggctcctctcagctcCCATGGCTTCATTATTGTCCTAAAGGCCCAACTGGCACAATCCTGCCCTTCCCTTCATCCAAGACCTACATGTTGGAGACTTAAGGGCAAGTTGTAGAGGTCTTGCCTGGCAAACTCCCAGAGACCTCCGACTGCCCAGCGTGACCTCTAGACACTAGTTCCGTGCAGCGACCTCTCAGTCCAGGCCACAGGACATGCGCTCCTGCTACTTGCTCATGTCCCAGATGGAGCAAAGATGCCATCAGGTGGCCAGCTCTCATGCACTCCCTCCAGACGTCACTCGGCCTATAGCACTAAGCTCTGTTACTATAGCTGAGAAGTTCTCAGTAATTCCCATCAGTCCTTTGGAAAAGAGGAAGTCTGGAGAAGAGGAAATGTCTGAGTGGCACCTTCTGCTCTGTCCAGACGTGGGAGCTCTGTGCGTCTCTCCATTCTTGTCATCCCGGCCTCAGGAGTGCCCGCAGTGCCCTCCGGCTGCCATATGAGACAGGTtgagctgtcctctggctttaTGACGCAGTATCCCATAGAGatggtctctgcttctgctgctgGGTGCAGAGGAAAGCAGGAGTATAACTACATCAAACAGACAGAGCCCAGGAGGGTACATTGTCCCCAacctcccctgcctcccacaaAAGCTGCAAGCTAGTCAGAAAGCTGGCTCCTGTCCCAGCCTCACACACCTGATAGAGAGATAGAATTCACATTTGTGACGTCACCCTAGCAGAAGCTGCTGAGCCCTGGTCTCAAAAGCCTGACACAGTTTCATTCTTTATCCCAGAGTGATTTTAGCAAAGCCCTCTCGGTGTAGCACTCACTCTTCAGGGCTCACCTGTAGTGaattctcc
It encodes:
- the Abhd4 gene encoding (Lyso)-N-acylphosphatidylethanolamine lipase isoform X1, which produces MADDLEQQPQGWLSSWLPTWRPTSMSQLKNVEARILQCLQNKFLARYVSLPNQNKIWTVTVSPEQKDRTPLVMVHGFGGGVGLWILNMDSLSARRTLHTFDLLGFGRSSRPTFPRDPEGAEDEFVTSIETWRETMGIPTMILLGHSLGGFLATSYSIKYPERVKHLILVDPWGFPLRPTDPSEIRAPPTWVKAVASVLGRSNPLAVLRVAGPWGPGLVQRFRPDFKRKFADFFEDDTISEYIYHCNAQNPSGETAFKVMMESFGWARRPMLERIHLIRKDVPITMIYGANTWIDTSTGKKVKMQRPDSYVRDMEIEGASHHVYADQPHIFNAVVEEICNSVD
- the Abhd4 gene encoding (Lyso)-N-acylphosphatidylethanolamine lipase isoform X2; the protein is MSQLKNVEARILQCLQNKFLARYVSLPNQNKIWTVTVSPEQKDRTPLVMVHGFGGGVGLWILNMDSLSARRTLHTFDLLGFGRSSRPTFPRDPEGAEDEFVTSIETWRETMGIPTMILLGHSLGGFLATSYSIKYPERVKHLILVDPWGFPLRPTDPSEIRAPPTWVKAVASVLGRSNPLAVLRVAGPWGPGLVQRFRPDFKRKFADFFEDDTISEYIYHCNAQNPSGETAFKVMMESFGWARRPMLERIHLIRKDVPITMIYGANTWIDTSTGKKVKMQRPDSYVRDMEIEGASHHVYADQPHIFNAVVEEICNSVD